Proteins co-encoded in one Tautonia rosea genomic window:
- a CDS encoding phytoene desaturase family protein has translation MAGSHVVVIGGGVGGLSSALELARRGLPVTLLERHANLGGKASERREAGFRWDEGPSIVVMPWVYRELFSQSGLDPDHYLPMTRLDPAFRVVFSDGRQLDLPADEPGLRDAFASIDPVDARALGPFLERLDRFAAKIGHAYCDRLLESWPQVLTSPLMSSARVISPFQQYAAEVDRTFRSGPIRELLYGFPTYSGFNPITAPASLLVIPWTIIREGVWYPTSGGIAAIPQAIAAACRDLGVEIHTGVEAEAIELDASGKVQGVATSHGQVPCNVVVSNSDYVHTHRLLRGGRGFTPEVETIRQGKVEPSGSFFTVQLGCNRTWDLSAHHLLVLTEGSSRVYDEVYERGEFPSDPPLYVNVTSATDPVDAPEGGSNPFIVIGAPAMPDENAGDPDFEAQYADRLIERLERAGMSGLADATVSRLVTGPAEFSRKFHAFRGAIYGLSSKHNILGGGFRPLNYRPDVPGLYFVGGGVQPGAGLPMAVQSGKIAAGRIAKDLGIRSQARPATTRP, from the coding sequence ATGGCAGGATCGCATGTGGTCGTGATTGGAGGAGGAGTCGGTGGACTCTCCTCTGCCCTGGAACTGGCGAGACGGGGATTGCCAGTGACCTTGCTGGAGCGTCACGCCAACCTTGGCGGCAAGGCCAGTGAGCGCCGCGAGGCTGGGTTTCGCTGGGACGAGGGACCCAGCATTGTCGTCATGCCCTGGGTTTATCGCGAATTGTTTTCGCAGTCGGGGCTCGACCCGGATCACTACCTCCCCATGACGCGGTTGGACCCGGCCTTCCGGGTCGTCTTCTCGGACGGCAGGCAGCTGGACCTGCCCGCAGATGAACCTGGCTTGCGTGATGCCTTTGCCTCGATTGATCCAGTGGATGCCAGGGCGCTCGGGCCGTTCCTCGAGCGGCTCGACCGCTTCGCCGCGAAGATTGGTCATGCCTACTGCGACCGATTGCTCGAAAGTTGGCCGCAAGTGCTCACCTCGCCCCTGATGAGTTCGGCGAGGGTGATCTCCCCATTCCAGCAGTATGCGGCCGAGGTCGATCGAACTTTCCGATCCGGTCCGATCCGAGAACTCCTTTATGGCTTCCCGACGTATTCGGGATTCAACCCGATCACGGCTCCGGCCTCGCTCCTGGTGATCCCCTGGACGATCATTCGGGAAGGAGTCTGGTATCCGACTTCAGGAGGGATCGCCGCCATTCCTCAGGCAATTGCCGCTGCCTGCCGGGACCTGGGAGTCGAGATTCACACTGGTGTCGAAGCCGAAGCCATCGAGCTGGATGCCTCGGGCAAGGTGCAAGGGGTTGCGACATCGCATGGCCAGGTGCCGTGCAATGTTGTCGTGTCGAATAGCGATTATGTGCACACGCACCGGCTCTTGCGTGGGGGCCGCGGCTTTACGCCTGAGGTCGAGACGATTCGTCAGGGAAAGGTGGAACCCTCGGGATCGTTCTTTACCGTTCAGCTGGGATGCAACCGAACCTGGGACCTCTCGGCCCATCATCTTCTGGTCTTGACGGAGGGATCGAGCCGGGTCTATGACGAGGTGTATGAGCGTGGCGAGTTTCCGAGCGATCCTCCGTTGTATGTGAATGTGACCAGCGCGACTGATCCGGTCGACGCTCCTGAAGGTGGGAGCAACCCCTTTATCGTGATCGGTGCCCCGGCAATGCCGGACGAGAACGCGGGCGATCCGGATTTCGAAGCACAGTATGCCGACCGATTGATCGAGCGTTTGGAACGGGCTGGGATGTCTGGTCTGGCCGATGCGACCGTCTCGCGATTGGTGACAGGTCCTGCCGAGTTTTCTCGAAAATTTCATGCGTTTCGAGGAGCGATCTACGGATTGAGTAGTAAGCACAACATCCTTGGAGGTGGCTTCCGCCCTTTGAATTACCGGCCCGATGTGCCCGGTTTGTATTTCGTTGGTGGGGGAGTTCAGCCAGGCGCGGGCCTCCCGATGGCGGTGCAGAGCGGGAAAATTGCCGCGGGCCGGATTGCTAAGGACCTTGGTATCCGGTCCCAAGCCCGTCCGGCAACCACGCGACCTTGA
- a CDS encoding PP2C family protein-serine/threonine phosphatase gives MNWQEIIIDAAATDTGMRRSNNQDSHAIVRAKTIETWKKRGHVFMVADGMGAHAAGELASKLACDNIPHNFAKLKIDSPAEGLTRAYREVAKIIHTKATANKDFEGMGTTASALVLLPAGALIAHVGDSRVYRVRNGTIEQLTFDHSLVWELFHRGHLSREEAMRSVPKNVITRSLGPDPNIEVDIEGPYPVESGDVFLLCSDGLSGPVEDPEIGAFASVFHPEEACKYLLHLANLRGGQDNITVMVVRTGPWEDPDDPSRSVTTNGVAAEKAGKGKGFSLTGLVNAFQRKPALEPVEESIYVSAPCPLDATLFDRLGEDLRRVHSTAVEQAWPVDWAELTRSRREAEACRAAGNHRLALKHLGEAIVRLGVAGRLHRKEYGPIGAK, from the coding sequence GTGAACTGGCAAGAGATTATTATCGATGCCGCGGCGACCGACACAGGAATGCGTCGGTCGAATAACCAGGACAGCCATGCGATCGTCCGCGCCAAGACGATCGAGACCTGGAAGAAACGCGGTCATGTGTTCATGGTTGCCGATGGCATGGGAGCGCACGCTGCGGGAGAGCTGGCCAGCAAGCTTGCCTGCGACAACATTCCTCATAACTTCGCGAAGCTGAAGATTGACAGCCCCGCCGAGGGTTTGACCCGAGCCTATCGCGAGGTCGCCAAGATCATTCATACCAAGGCCACGGCCAACAAGGATTTTGAGGGGATGGGCACCACGGCCTCAGCCCTCGTCCTTCTGCCGGCTGGGGCGCTGATCGCTCACGTGGGAGATTCCCGGGTCTACCGCGTTCGCAATGGAACGATCGAGCAATTGACGTTCGACCACAGCCTCGTCTGGGAGTTGTTTCATCGCGGGCACCTGTCTCGCGAGGAAGCGATGCGTTCGGTGCCGAAGAACGTCATTACTCGGAGCCTCGGACCCGATCCCAATATTGAGGTCGATATCGAGGGGCCGTATCCGGTGGAATCGGGCGACGTGTTCCTGCTCTGCTCCGATGGTCTGTCTGGTCCGGTTGAAGACCCGGAAATCGGGGCATTTGCGTCGGTCTTCCACCCGGAAGAGGCGTGCAAGTATCTGCTCCATCTCGCGAACCTGCGAGGAGGGCAGGACAACATCACCGTCATGGTGGTCCGAACCGGTCCCTGGGAGGATCCCGATGATCCCTCGCGATCCGTCACGACCAATGGGGTGGCCGCCGAGAAAGCTGGAAAAGGGAAGGGTTTCTCATTGACCGGTCTCGTGAATGCCTTTCAACGGAAGCCCGCGTTGGAGCCGGTCGAGGAATCCATTTACGTCTCGGCTCCCTGTCCACTCGACGCGACTCTGTTTGATCGCCTGGGAGAAGATCTTCGCCGCGTGCACTCCACCGCGGTCGAGCAGGCCTGGCCGGTCGATTGGGCTGAGCTGACACGAAGCCGTCGAGAGGCCGAGGCATGCCGAGCTGCCGGGAATCATCGCCTGGCGTTGAAGCATCTGGGAGAAGCGATCGTACGGCTTGGTGTCGCCGGACGGCTCCACCGCAAGGAGTATGGTCCGATCGGCGCGAAATGA
- the fhcD gene encoding formylmethanofuran--tetrahydromethanopterin N-formyltransferase, whose product MQVNGVPIVDTFAEAFPMAGARLIVTAETAQWAEIAAREMTGYASSVISCDAEAGIERMISPDETPDGRPGVAILAFAFSREQLEKALVKRVGQCVMTCPTTACYNGLPIGPDGKSLTIGGKLRYFGDGWQISKKLGDRRFWRVPVMDGEFTCEDQFGSVKGVAGGNLILLGTEPRSTLNATEIAVEAMRKIPGVILPFPGGIARSGSKVGSKYKALLASTNTAYAPMLRGLVPTELPIEVRCVYEIVIDGLTLHDVEEATLAGLRAGALPEIVAITAGNYGGKLGPFHLHLHELLKRNADVSNISPSDRSPRP is encoded by the coding sequence ATGCAGGTTAACGGCGTCCCAATCGTCGATACGTTCGCCGAAGCGTTTCCGATGGCCGGCGCTCGCCTGATCGTCACCGCCGAAACGGCACAATGGGCCGAGATCGCTGCTCGGGAAATGACCGGCTATGCCTCCAGTGTCATTTCCTGCGACGCCGAAGCGGGCATCGAGCGAATGATATCCCCTGACGAAACTCCAGACGGTCGGCCCGGTGTGGCGATCCTGGCGTTCGCCTTCAGCAGAGAGCAACTGGAAAAGGCGCTGGTCAAGCGGGTCGGCCAGTGCGTCATGACCTGCCCGACCACCGCCTGTTACAACGGCTTGCCCATCGGGCCCGATGGCAAAAGCCTGACCATCGGGGGGAAACTCCGCTACTTTGGCGATGGCTGGCAAATCAGCAAGAAGCTTGGCGACCGACGCTTCTGGCGTGTGCCTGTCATGGATGGCGAGTTCACCTGCGAAGACCAGTTCGGCTCCGTGAAAGGAGTGGCCGGTGGCAATCTCATCCTTCTCGGCACTGAACCACGATCAACCCTCAACGCCACTGAGATCGCGGTCGAGGCGATGAGGAAGATTCCGGGGGTCATCCTCCCCTTTCCGGGAGGGATCGCCCGCTCCGGATCAAAGGTCGGAAGCAAGTACAAGGCGTTGCTCGCCAGTACCAACACGGCATATGCCCCGATGCTTCGAGGTCTCGTCCCGACGGAATTACCGATCGAGGTTCGTTGCGTGTATGAAATTGTGATTGATGGATTAACACTTCACGATGTTGAGGAGGCGACCCTGGCCGGACTGCGTGCTGGGGCATTGCCGGAAATCGTCGCAATCACGGCAGGAAATTATGGAGGAAAACTCGGCCCCTTCCATCTTCATTTGCACGAACTGTTGAAGCGAAATGCGGATGTTTCCAACATATCTCCCTCAGATCGCTCCCCCAGGCCCTGA
- a CDS encoding formylmethanofuran dehydrogenase subunit B: MPTPSAEVRVLHDAVCTACGLLCDDITLTVSDDRIIEANRACHRGRSWFLADYQVADLPPASVDGNVVSVAEAIDRAASLLANASAPVLTGLTSATLESQSLSARLADRIGATISPNQTQEATPRILAIQRAGATLASFGEVMHRANVILLWGVDPAETHPRLRERLIDPPGRFVPEGRAGRTVLVVDAGTSECRTWADEAIAVTMGRHSEAIQALRAAVRGVAADLVRLEQHTGSPVQRWQSWANLLRTARYGAIIFGAELTREGASAIEALMRLIDDLNTITRCVAVPLAGPGNPAGAEAILTGRLGAPVSVDLADGIARYRPFDADPELRLRSGEADALLVVGEFQKESASNRPEGLPTILVGPNATDRSAPGVVALATAIPGIDDGGIFCRSDEVTLPLRPVIAPRLPSMNEVLARLLEHCESRAQGSCPSRPLSAGAHDAG, translated from the coding sequence ATGCCCACGCCTTCCGCTGAAGTCCGGGTTCTCCACGACGCGGTCTGCACGGCGTGCGGCCTCCTGTGCGATGACATCACCCTGACTGTCTCGGACGATCGGATCATCGAGGCCAATCGAGCCTGTCATCGCGGGCGATCCTGGTTCCTGGCCGATTATCAGGTTGCAGACCTGCCTCCGGCATCGGTCGATGGAAACGTCGTATCCGTTGCCGAAGCCATCGATCGGGCGGCCTCGCTCCTTGCGAACGCAAGCGCCCCGGTGCTCACCGGCCTGACTTCGGCGACCCTTGAATCCCAATCACTCTCCGCCCGGCTTGCTGATCGGATCGGCGCGACCATCAGTCCCAATCAGACCCAGGAGGCGACCCCTCGCATTCTCGCCATTCAACGAGCCGGGGCCACACTCGCCTCGTTCGGAGAGGTGATGCATCGGGCGAATGTGATCCTCCTCTGGGGAGTGGACCCTGCCGAAACTCATCCCCGGCTCCGAGAACGGTTGATCGATCCCCCCGGCCGCTTCGTCCCCGAAGGTCGGGCCGGTCGGACGGTCCTGGTGGTCGATGCCGGAACCTCGGAATGCCGGACTTGGGCCGACGAAGCGATTGCCGTGACAATGGGCCGCCACTCCGAGGCAATTCAGGCCTTGCGGGCCGCCGTCCGGGGGGTTGCGGCCGATCTAGTCCGTCTTGAACAACACACCGGATCGCCGGTCCAGCGCTGGCAATCGTGGGCGAATCTGCTGAGAACTGCCCGCTACGGAGCGATCATCTTCGGTGCCGAACTGACCCGCGAGGGAGCCTCGGCAATCGAGGCCTTGATGCGATTGATCGACGACCTGAACACGATCACTCGATGCGTGGCCGTTCCCCTTGCCGGCCCCGGCAACCCCGCCGGGGCTGAAGCGATCCTTACCGGAAGGCTGGGCGCTCCGGTGTCGGTCGACCTCGCTGACGGCATCGCACGGTATCGACCATTTGACGCCGATCCCGAGCTCCGTCTGCGATCGGGAGAAGCCGATGCCTTGCTCGTGGTAGGTGAGTTCCAGAAGGAATCCGCCTCAAACCGCCCCGAAGGGCTTCCCACGATTCTTGTTGGACCCAATGCGACCGATCGATCCGCTCCCGGAGTGGTGGCTCTCGCCACGGCAATCCCGGGGATCGACGACGGCGGCATCTTCTGCCGATCCGACGAGGTGACCTTGCCCCTTCGTCCTGTGATCGCCCCCCGTCTCCCTTCGATGAACGAGGTTCTGGCAAGGCTCCTTGAGCACTGTGAGAGTCGTGCCCAGGGATCATGCCCATCTCGCCCGCTCTCGGCCGGAGCGCATGATGCAGGTTAA
- a CDS encoding glycosyltransferase, with protein MIVGFIVALVVALGWVALGFICVHRSRSSRWLRPTDRRWGAEAPTVAAVVPARNEAEHIAQTLECLMAQEYPHLSIHIVDDQSVDGTADLVRKAVAGAGIDRHPVRLLPGVDRPEGWVGKTWALHQGVDATDSEWVWMVDADLWLHPNALATALDQAERSGADFISFLGRPRCETFWQGSIALALIQILSMLYPLRRVNDPVRTEALAHGAFVLLRRSMYDRVGGIESVRGEIVEDIQFASRVKLKGGRLQVDAAPELSQTHMYGTFQDIWRGLRKNAYAGMDYQFHKYATGALLGLLMAWTPWLAILVGLLRGMGWQEMGLNSFAWLGVGLAGLIGQAAAAMPVVVFLNLPRAFALALPAGITAYVAITTASVWHYVRGRVLWKDREFCAKTIKEHSVRNSSGL; from the coding sequence ATGATCGTTGGATTCATCGTGGCCCTGGTCGTTGCTCTCGGCTGGGTGGCCCTGGGGTTCATCTGCGTCCATCGCTCCCGATCGTCACGATGGCTTCGCCCAACCGATCGGCGTTGGGGAGCAGAAGCCCCCACCGTGGCCGCGGTTGTTCCGGCCCGCAACGAGGCAGAACACATTGCCCAGACACTCGAATGTCTGATGGCGCAGGAATATCCCCATCTCTCAATTCATATCGTCGATGACCAGTCGGTGGACGGGACGGCCGATCTGGTTCGAAAGGCGGTTGCCGGCGCCGGGATTGATCGTCATCCGGTTCGGCTCTTGCCTGGCGTGGATCGACCGGAAGGGTGGGTGGGGAAGACCTGGGCCTTGCATCAAGGAGTCGACGCGACGGATTCGGAATGGGTCTGGATGGTCGATGCAGATCTTTGGCTTCACCCGAACGCACTCGCCACCGCGCTTGATCAGGCCGAGCGATCAGGCGCTGATTTCATTTCCTTCCTTGGCCGACCTCGCTGTGAAACATTCTGGCAGGGCTCGATTGCGCTGGCCTTGATTCAGATTCTCTCCATGCTCTATCCCCTGCGGCGCGTGAATGATCCCGTTCGAACCGAGGCCCTGGCGCATGGGGCGTTCGTGTTACTTCGCCGATCCATGTATGATCGCGTCGGTGGGATCGAGAGCGTTCGAGGAGAAATTGTCGAGGACATCCAGTTCGCCTCTCGGGTCAAGCTCAAGGGAGGACGACTTCAGGTCGACGCCGCCCCAGAGCTCTCTCAAACGCACATGTACGGGACCTTTCAGGATATCTGGCGAGGTTTACGCAAGAATGCGTATGCAGGGATGGATTACCAATTCCACAAGTACGCGACGGGGGCGTTGCTCGGATTATTGATGGCCTGGACCCCCTGGCTGGCGATCCTGGTGGGCTTGTTGAGAGGAATGGGTTGGCAGGAGATGGGCTTGAATTCCTTCGCCTGGCTCGGGGTTGGACTGGCAGGCTTGATCGGTCAGGCGGCAGCGGCAATGCCCGTTGTGGTCTTCCTGAACCTTCCGAGAGCGTTCGCCCTCGCGCTTCCAGCCGGAATCACAGCGTATGTCGCGATCACCACTGCGAGCGTTTGGCATTACGTCCGAGGTCGGGTTCTCTGGAAAGATCGTGAATTTTGCGCCAAAACCATCAAGGAACACTCCGTGCGAAACTCAAGCGGGCTGTGA
- a CDS encoding trans-sulfuration enzyme family protein — protein sequence MDPIEPFSAPRVSPAQAAPETICARPTLLAESTSVPLVPAPQLSVVYRFEGLDHVDAVYQRQADGFVYARDGHPNASALAARIAALEGAEAAAVCASGMAATAAVLLSELGSGDHIAFAEQLYGKTISLIDRELRRFGIEATGFDATRPDSLVAVLRDRTRLVMVETLSNPLLRLPDLPGLATIAKNAGAKLVVDHTFAPLLCRPLDLGASYVVHSGTKLIGGHSDLTLGLVAGSQEEMDRLRGIGSTFGLSGNPFESWLACRGLATLPLRSSRSCATALDLASRLSRSSAIRAVHYPGLPNHPDHDRARTVLQGGFGAIVTIDLGNRHRADAFIRNLRQIPFAPSLGDVATTLSHPATTSHRGQDPALLDRHGITPGLIRLSIGLEDPNDLAADLEQALAAVS from the coding sequence ATGGACCCGATCGAGCCTTTCAGCGCCCCCCGTGTTTCCCCCGCCCAGGCTGCTCCGGAAACGATTTGTGCCCGACCGACTCTGCTCGCCGAATCCACGTCGGTTCCCCTGGTTCCCGCTCCCCAGTTGAGCGTGGTGTATCGGTTTGAAGGGCTCGACCATGTCGATGCCGTCTACCAGAGGCAGGCGGATGGGTTCGTTTATGCGAGGGATGGACACCCCAACGCCAGTGCGCTCGCCGCTCGGATTGCTGCGCTCGAAGGGGCTGAGGCTGCTGCCGTCTGTGCGTCGGGCATGGCGGCCACGGCCGCTGTGTTGCTCTCGGAACTGGGATCGGGAGACCATATCGCGTTCGCCGAACAGCTTTATGGAAAGACTATTTCACTCATTGATCGGGAGCTGAGACGTTTCGGGATCGAGGCGACCGGTTTTGATGCGACTCGGCCCGACTCTCTCGTTGCGGTGCTCCGCGACCGGACCCGACTTGTGATGGTCGAGACCCTCTCGAACCCCCTGCTCCGTTTGCCGGATCTTCCTGGTTTGGCCACGATCGCGAAGAATGCTGGAGCAAAGCTGGTGGTGGATCATACGTTTGCCCCCCTGCTCTGCCGACCGCTGGACTTGGGAGCCTCGTATGTGGTTCACTCCGGAACGAAGCTGATCGGAGGCCACAGCGACCTCACGTTGGGGCTTGTCGCCGGCTCGCAAGAGGAGATGGATCGACTTCGTGGAATCGGCTCGACCTTCGGCCTTTCCGGCAACCCGTTCGAGAGCTGGCTCGCCTGCCGAGGGCTTGCGACCTTGCCCCTTCGATCGTCGCGGAGTTGCGCGACGGCACTCGATCTGGCCAGTCGGCTCTCCCGATCCTCGGCGATCCGGGCGGTCCATTACCCAGGCTTACCGAATCATCCCGATCACGACCGTGCCCGCACCGTGCTTCAGGGTGGATTTGGCGCGATTGTCACGATCGACCTTGGGAATCGGCATCGCGCTGATGCCTTTATCCGAAATCTCCGCCAGATTCCGTTTGCCCCCAGCCTGGGAGATGTGGCCACAACCCTGAGCCACCCGGCGACCACCAGCCATCGAGGTCAAGATCCCGCCTTGCTCGATCGGCATGGAATCACCCCCGGCCTGATCCGCTTGTCGATCGGCCTCGAAGATCCGAACGACCTCGCCGCCGATCTGGAACAGGCACTTGCCGCCGTATCGTGA
- a CDS encoding glutathione peroxidase, which yields MMRPLLAILSIALLLAGPARSDQEAQRRVLDFTVNDIEGNEVDLKQYEGDVLLIVNTASYCGYTPQYDGLEDLYRTYGEKGFKVLAFPANEFGQQEPGTNAEIRAFCKSNYEVSFPLFSKVVVKGSGIHPLFAFLTDSEAHPENGGAIRWNFTKFLVDRDGKLIARFEPGDDPKSEKVVNAIEKALAESR from the coding sequence ATGATGCGACCTCTACTCGCGATTCTCTCGATCGCCCTGCTCCTTGCAGGTCCCGCCCGGTCCGACCAGGAGGCCCAGCGCCGCGTGCTCGACTTTACCGTCAACGACATTGAAGGCAACGAGGTCGACCTCAAACAATATGAGGGAGACGTGCTCCTGATCGTCAACACCGCCAGTTACTGCGGTTACACCCCGCAGTATGACGGCCTGGAAGACCTTTACCGTACCTACGGAGAGAAAGGCTTCAAGGTGCTCGCCTTCCCGGCCAATGAGTTTGGCCAGCAAGAGCCGGGTACCAATGCCGAGATCCGAGCCTTCTGCAAGTCGAATTATGAGGTGAGCTTCCCCTTGTTTTCCAAGGTCGTGGTCAAGGGATCGGGGATTCACCCGTTGTTCGCCTTCCTCACCGATTCCGAGGCCCACCCCGAGAATGGTGGCGCGATTCGATGGAACTTCACCAAGTTCCTCGTCGATCGTGACGGGAAACTCATCGCCCGGTTTGAGCCGGGAGACGATCCGAAATCGGAAAAGGTCGTCAATGCCATCGAAAAGGCCCTCGCCGAGTCCCGATGA
- a CDS encoding DNA-3-methyladenine glycosylase family protein, protein MPPKPSVNPDRVDPWADAVAHLRKCDSRWCPVIDRIGPCRLRPKPDRFGILVRAIVGQQISSKAATSINRRLLQGQGAHRHRAETLLALGVEGIRSAGLSGVKASYVLHLSEAVATKRLVLSRIGRLDDSEIMAQLTAIRGIGPWTAEMFLIFALNRPDVLSVGDLGVRVGIRDHYGLEDLPSPRRCVELAEPWRPFRSVAMWYLWRTIDTPSP, encoded by the coding sequence TTGCCTCCCAAACCAAGCGTGAACCCCGACCGCGTCGACCCCTGGGCCGACGCGGTGGCACACCTCCGGAAATGCGACTCCCGCTGGTGCCCCGTCATTGATCGAATCGGTCCGTGCCGGCTCCGACCGAAACCGGATCGCTTTGGGATTCTGGTTCGTGCGATCGTGGGTCAGCAGATTTCCTCAAAGGCGGCCACATCGATCAACCGTCGGTTGCTTCAAGGCCAAGGGGCTCATCGCCACCGGGCGGAGACGCTGCTGGCCCTCGGTGTGGAGGGCATTCGGAGCGCAGGTCTCTCGGGAGTCAAAGCCTCGTACGTGCTTCACCTCAGTGAAGCGGTTGCAACGAAACGATTGGTCCTCTCCCGGATTGGCCGTCTCGACGATTCGGAGATCATGGCTCAGTTGACCGCGATCCGGGGGATCGGCCCCTGGACCGCTGAGATGTTCCTGATCTTCGCCTTGAATCGTCCTGATGTCCTTTCGGTCGGCGATCTCGGAGTTCGAGTCGGTATTCGGGATCATTATGGGCTGGAGGACTTACCCTCTCCCCGGCGTTGTGTCGAGCTGGCCGAGCCCTGGCGCCCGTTTCGATCGGTGGCCATGTGGTATCTCTGGCGAACGATCGATACGCCCTCTCCCTGA
- a CDS encoding CBS domain-containing protein translates to MQIRSVLSGTSRSIITIGRDATVSEAVGVLVRENIGSLPVVDDTGAMVGIFTERDVLRGLHDQGKEFCHAPIQSVMTPQVVSCSVSESVHDAMGRMSEHRIGQLPVLEDDGSLIGLVSVGDLIRFLHESAEEERKNLLNYVYGSA, encoded by the coding sequence ATGCAGATTCGAAGCGTCCTTTCAGGAACGTCTCGGTCGATCATCACCATCGGCAGAGATGCAACTGTTTCCGAAGCGGTCGGCGTCCTGGTCCGTGAAAATATCGGGTCACTTCCCGTCGTGGATGACACCGGTGCGATGGTCGGCATCTTCACTGAGCGGGACGTCCTCCGAGGACTGCACGATCAAGGCAAGGAGTTCTGCCACGCGCCGATCCAATCCGTGATGACCCCTCAGGTCGTCTCATGCTCCGTCTCCGAATCCGTCCACGATGCGATGGGACGCATGAGCGAACACCGTATCGGTCAGCTTCCCGTCCTCGAAGATGACGGCAGTCTGATCGGTCTCGTCTCGGTCGGCGACCTGATCCGGTTCCTGCACGAATCGGCCGAGGAGGAGCGGAAGAACCTCTTGAATTACGTCTACGGCTCCGCCTAA